CTGAAGCACCTTATCAAAACAACAGCGAACAAGTACCCGCAACTAAAAGTCCTTCGGTTTAAAAACCATAATGAAGTACAGCGCTGGTTGAATTCGGTTATCATAAAACGGTGAAATCACCGATTGACCTGTATCAACTAGGTTGCAGGATTCTTCAGTCAGGTAGTGCCAACAGTGTTGTAAGCCCGGTTGGGGCAGCGGTGTCATACGCTGCTAACACAGCTGAACGTAATCTGGCTGAGTATCTTTCAATGTGGCGGCGGTGGGCAGGAACCCCCACGACACAGCCAGAGAATCAGCCAGTGGTGACCATTTCTACCAGGATTGTTCATGTGCCTGAGATTAAGGTTCCTGACTTTGGGCACATTCCCGAGGTTGAGGTAGCAGCGGGGGAGATAACCCAGGAAGATCTAGACCGGTGGGTGCAGAAAGCCTCCGCAGGATTGATTATGCAGTCGGCGATTAAACCTACTTCGAATCTGGAAAAAGTTGTGCAGAATGTAGTGATGTTCGCTGCCACATGGCAGTATCCATTCCAAGCGGCTAATACATCTGTAGAAGATTTCACCACCGCCACCGGTGACGTGATCCCCACCCCGATGATGCGAAGCGATTACGCATTGATTCCGGCACTTAAAAACCCACGGTGGCAATCGGTTCGGTTAAATTACAGTGATACGGGGCTGGCTGCTTTTATCCTCATGCCGCAAACCTTCGAGCCAGTAACTGCGCAGGAACTGCTT
The nucleotide sequence above comes from Corynebacterium mustelae. Encoded proteins:
- a CDS encoding serpin family protein, producing the protein MKSPIDLYQLGCRILQSGSANSVVSPVGAAVSYAANTAERNLAEYLSMWRRWAGTPTTQPENQPVVTISTRIVHVPEIKVPDFGHIPEVEVAAGEITQEDLDRWVQKASAGLIMQSAIKPTSNLEKVVQNVVMFAATWQYPFQAANTSVEDFTTATGDVIPTPMMRSDYALIPALKNPRWQSVRLNYSDTGLAAFILMPQTFEPVTAQELLEAVAEVNITEETRVDLHLPKLELESASDCSMLFDGSTDLVHQATQQAMLRVDEEGTVAGIVTEVAIASMLRDPVERFSFDRPFYVVIADTSGLYPLVIGYVANPAG